In Acetomicrobium sp. S15 = DSM 107314, a single genomic region encodes these proteins:
- a CDS encoding enolase C-terminal domain-like protein has translation MKIEDVKAHVMQAELKEPFGFSQWWFHKRGAMIVEVITDEGLVGWGEAYGPPEATGAILEKLYKPLVVGKDPFQVSVFWEELYNRFRDYGQKGVMVAALSGLDIALWDLMGKALGVPVYKLLGGAFRNEVSAYATGLYLKRTDDVPKELAHEAECHVKAGFKAMKMKIGYGYERDVVYVKAVRDAIGPGVELMVDANHAYDASSAIRVGRGIESFEIGWFEEPVPPEDIQGYIEVKRALSIPVAGGECEYTRFGFRELLSKRAVDIVQPDTCSTGGLSECKKIAAMASAWGVRYLPHVWGSGVALAANLHLIAAIPPASMSANPVEPIFEYDTTENPFRTELLLEPIIPQNGSLKIPQGPGLGIDVDRKVLNRYSCK, from the coding sequence GTGAAGATTGAGGATGTGAAGGCGCACGTGATGCAAGCGGAGCTTAAGGAGCCATTTGGGTTTTCTCAGTGGTGGTTCCATAAGCGGGGCGCCATGATAGTGGAGGTTATAACGGATGAAGGCCTGGTTGGGTGGGGTGAAGCTTACGGTCCGCCTGAGGCCACCGGCGCCATATTGGAAAAGCTTTATAAACCTCTTGTGGTAGGCAAGGACCCTTTTCAAGTAAGCGTCTTCTGGGAAGAGCTTTACAACCGCTTTAGGGATTACGGGCAAAAAGGGGTCATGGTAGCTGCTTTAAGCGGTTTGGACATCGCCTTGTGGGACCTGATGGGCAAAGCCTTGGGCGTTCCGGTCTACAAGCTTTTGGGCGGCGCGTTCCGGAACGAAGTCTCCGCCTACGCTACGGGGTTATACCTCAAGCGGACGGACGACGTGCCAAAAGAATTGGCACACGAGGCCGAATGCCACGTCAAGGCCGGTTTTAAGGCCATGAAGATGAAGATAGGTTATGGATACGAGCGCGACGTGGTGTATGTAAAAGCAGTGAGAGATGCGATAGGCCCTGGCGTCGAGCTCATGGTAGACGCGAATCACGCCTACGACGCCTCGAGCGCTATAAGGGTCGGAAGGGGCATCGAGTCTTTCGAGATCGGGTGGTTCGAGGAGCCGGTGCCACCTGAGGACATACAAGGCTATATCGAGGTCAAGCGTGCGCTTTCTATCCCTGTTGCTGGAGGGGAGTGCGAGTACACGCGCTTTGGCTTCAGAGAGCTTTTGTCCAAGCGGGCGGTGGATATCGTGCAACCGGATACGTGTTCCACCGGCGGGCTTTCCGAGTGCAAGAAGATCGCCGCCATGGCGAGCGCCTGGGGCGTGAGATATCTCCCCCACGTCTGGGGAAGCGGCGTTGCCTTAGCGGCGAATTTGCACCTCATAGCTGCGATTCCGCCCGCTTCTATGTCCGCAAACCCCGTTGAGCCTATTTTTGAATACGACACCACGGAAAACCCTTTTAGGACAGAGCTGCTCCTTGAGCCTATCATTCCACAAAACGGCTCGCTTAAAATACCGCAAGGGCCGGGCTTGGGCATCGATGTGGACAGAAAGGTCCTAAATCGCTACTCTTGTAAGTGA
- a CDS encoding C-terminal binding protein: MSGKFKVVITDCDHPSVDEEREVLKELDAEVVLAQCKTEDEVISVARDADGILNQYAPITRKVINSLERCKVIARYGVGVDSIDVDAATERGIIVANVPDYCVDEVSSHAIALLMACARKVVFLDRYVGERRWDVTLAAPIFRLQGRVLGLYGLGRLGFATAKKAKGLGLHIIAYDPYVLRSDEVELVTFEDLLKRSDFISIHAPLTKETRHAFGEAALRSMKKTAYLVNTSRGPLVDEAALYKALKEGWIAGAAIDVMEHEPPDWDNPLFSVRDKLIVTPHAAYYSEESYVELKRKTALAVAKALKGERPDSVVNKAVLEKA; this comes from the coding sequence ATGAGCGGTAAATTTAAGGTAGTGATCACGGATTGCGATCATCCGTCGGTGGACGAGGAGCGCGAGGTATTAAAAGAACTTGATGCAGAGGTTGTGCTGGCTCAGTGCAAGACCGAGGATGAAGTTATATCGGTGGCGCGCGATGCCGACGGCATCCTGAACCAGTATGCCCCAATTACGCGCAAGGTCATAAATTCGCTGGAGCGTTGCAAGGTGATAGCTCGGTATGGCGTCGGCGTAGATAGCATAGATGTGGATGCTGCCACAGAGCGGGGCATCATCGTGGCCAACGTGCCCGATTATTGCGTCGATGAGGTTTCGAGCCACGCAATAGCGCTGCTCATGGCCTGCGCCAGGAAGGTGGTCTTCTTGGATCGCTACGTGGGAGAACGCAGGTGGGATGTGACTCTCGCAGCCCCCATCTTTCGTTTGCAGGGTAGAGTCTTGGGCCTCTACGGCCTCGGAAGGTTGGGCTTTGCCACCGCCAAGAAGGCCAAAGGATTGGGGCTTCATATAATAGCCTACGATCCCTATGTCCTGCGCTCGGACGAGGTTGAGTTAGTCACATTTGAAGATCTCTTGAAGCGTTCGGACTTCATCTCTATTCATGCTCCGCTCACCAAAGAGACGCGCCACGCCTTTGGCGAAGCCGCGCTGCGTTCGATGAAAAAGACCGCCTACCTCGTAAATACGTCAAGGGGGCCGCTCGTGGACGAGGCGGCGTTGTACAAGGCATTGAAAGAGGGGTGGATCGCCGGAGCGGCTATCGACGTGATGGAGCATGAGCCGCCGGATTGGGATAATCCCCTTTTCAGCGTGCGGGATAAGCTAATAGTTACACCGCACGCCGCCTATTATTCCGAGGAATCCTACGTGGAATTAAAAAGGAAGACGGCGTTGGCAGTTGCGAAGGCGTTGAAGGGCGAGCGCCCTGACTCGGTGGTGAATAAAGCGGTGCTCGAAAAGGCATAG